In the Mytilus galloprovincialis chromosome 10, xbMytGall1.hap1.1, whole genome shotgun sequence genome, one interval contains:
- the LOC143049742 gene encoding steroid 17-alpha-hydroxylase/17,20 lyase-like, with protein MLSSVISTMNIQAVLIGLVVVLVVYKLRQRWKYNLPPGPICWPLIGSYEVIQAKFLHEIFVKYAKKYGPVFTVSAGSDHMVVLSDIKSVTEALVKSKADFADRPFYHSDNMLTEGSKDIVFAKYTPTWKLHRKIAVKALRQYMAGNRLEEILHASMKLCLPLMAKENGAFNPENYIDLMVFNILNGVCFGKSVEVDDPDFMKFMKLSKKMNEMTGNGFVEDMFPIMFKIWTTNKYRTINNMNNELISIIKRKFEEHEETFDLDNIRDFTDSLILARKEAEQEENEEILSKLSDTHLRQTLKDIFTAGIETSTVTLRFAVRYMAGLPDIQSKVQEEIDRVVGKDRLPTVKDREYLSYTEATLHEVMRLGTAVPLGIPHSTLCDTRVGGYDVPKDTTVVINHWALHNDPNQWKDVNKFDPTRFLDENGKLGKKQDSWLPFSAGRRGCLGESVAKPELHLIFATIMQKFKITLPEGTNPEIELAGSGFVAIPAPYTVILKERNVL; from the exons ATGTTGAGTTCAGTTATATCAACGATGAATATCCAGGCAGTTCTAATTGGTTTAGTAGTTGTACTTGTTGTATACAAACTCAGACAAAGATGGAAATATAATCTGCCTCCAGGACCAATTTGCTGGCCTCTGATTGGAAGTTATGAAG TTATCCAAGCCAAATttctacatgaaatatttgtaaaatatgcGAAAAAGTATGGACCAGTGTTTACTGTTAGTGCAG GATCTGATCATATGGTTGTTTTAAGCGATATCAAAAGCGTCACAGAAGCATTGGTCAAAAGCAAAGCTGATTTTGCTGACAGACCATTCTATCATTCAG ATAACATGTTAACGGAGGGAAGTAAAGATATAGTTTTTGCTAAATATACACCAACATGGAAACTGCACAGAAAAATTGCTGTAAAGGCATTAAG GCAGTATATGGCAGGAAACCGTTTAGAGGAAATTTTACATGCTTCAATGAAATTATGTTTACCTTTAATGGCAAAAGAAAATGGAGCATTTAACCCAGAAAATTACATAGATTTAATGGTGTTCAATATTCTTAATGGTGTGTGTTTCGGCAAAAG TGTTGAAGTAGATGATCCAGATTTTATGAAGTTTATGAAACTTAGCAAGAAAATGAATGAAATGACAGGAAATGGTTTTGTTGAAGATATGTTCCCTATCATGTTTAAAATATGGACAACTAATAAGTACAGAACAATCAACAACATGAATAATGAGCTCATCTCTATCATCAAAAGAAAATTCGAAGAACATGAAGAAACGTTTGATTTAG ACAATATCAGAGATTTTACTGATTCCTTGATATTGGCAAGAAAAGAAGCAGAACAAGAAGAGAACGAGGAAATATTATCCAAGCTATCTGACACACATCTTAGACaaactttaaaagatatttttactG CTGGTATCGAAACATCGACAGTAACATTACGTTTTGCGGTACGTTACATGGCTGGGTTACCAGATATCCAGAGTAAAGTTCAGGAAGAAATAGACAGAGTTGTTG GAAAAGACAGACTACCTACTGTTAAAGACAGAGAATATCTCAGCTATACAGAAGCTACATTACATGAAGTCATGAGACTTGGTACAGCTGTTCCATTAGGTATTCCCCATAGTACACTTTGTGACACACGAGTTG gCGGGTATGATGTTCCAAAGGATACAACGGTTGTGATTAATCACTGGGCACTTCACAATGATCCTAACCAATGGAAAGACGTGAATAAATTTGATCCGACACGCTTCCTGGACGAAAATGGAAAACTTGGTAAGAAACAAGACAGCTGGTTACCATTTTCAGCAGGCAGACGTGGATGTTTAGGGGAATCTGTTGCTAAACCAGAACTTCATCTGATTTTTGCAACAATTATGCAGAAGTTCAAGATAACCTTACCTGAAGGAACCAATCCTGAAATAGAACTAGCTGGATCTGGTTTCGTTGCAATTCCTGCTCCGTATACAGTCATTCTTAAAGaaagaaatgttttataa